One stretch of Bradyrhizobium canariense DNA includes these proteins:
- a CDS encoding amidohydrolase family protein, protein MNVQGKIGPQYAPVQQIDVHTDTRDILAHARRNALKRGLQDWFVCDIDAHHVETVSWKEIVTYIEDPVVRDNAMRFQAERIGAPPYGLNGDLGLRYQSVGGRIPHQDGQGEVVKETDVHRDVILTRRAMDSLGIDNMVVFPTPMLFLGMHPQPEMEVWLAGAYNRWLIDRILSGDDRIKSLIYLPFNTPQEAERTVEQLGDKKGVIGFCVTSTRNKPVHHNDYMRLYSMIEERGKPLAFHAGYHWQDPSLATVNRFLGMHALGFAWCNMVHMTNWVLNGIPERFPKLKTLWVESGLAWVPFLMQRLDDQYLMRPSEAPQLKRMPSEYMNHNCFYTTQPMETTHPKALETTLEMIKAETQLMFSSDWPHFDFDLPQEICDLPFLTEQAKRNILGLNAARIFNLDPTPVKKLMVD, encoded by the coding sequence ATGAATGTTCAGGGCAAAATCGGGCCGCAATATGCGCCGGTGCAGCAGATCGACGTTCACACCGACACCCGCGACATCCTCGCCCACGCCAGACGCAACGCGCTCAAGCGCGGCCTGCAGGACTGGTTCGTCTGCGACATCGACGCCCATCACGTCGAAACCGTGTCGTGGAAAGAAATCGTCACCTATATCGAGGATCCGGTCGTTCGCGACAACGCGATGCGATTCCAGGCCGAGCGGATCGGCGCGCCGCCCTACGGGCTGAACGGCGACCTCGGACTGCGCTATCAGTCGGTCGGTGGGCGGATCCCGCATCAGGATGGTCAGGGCGAAGTCGTCAAGGAAACCGACGTCCATCGCGACGTCATCCTGACGCGGCGGGCGATGGATTCGCTTGGCATCGACAACATGGTGGTTTTTCCGACACCGATGCTGTTTCTCGGCATGCATCCGCAGCCGGAAATGGAAGTTTGGCTTGCCGGCGCCTATAATCGCTGGCTGATCGATCGAATTCTGTCCGGCGACGACCGGATCAAATCGCTGATCTACCTGCCGTTCAACACGCCCCAGGAAGCCGAGCGGACGGTCGAGCAATTAGGCGACAAGAAGGGCGTAATCGGCTTCTGCGTGACCAGCACCCGCAACAAGCCGGTGCACCACAACGACTACATGCGCCTCTATTCCATGATCGAGGAACGCGGCAAGCCGCTGGCTTTTCACGCCGGTTACCATTGGCAGGATCCGTCGCTGGCGACGGTCAACCGGTTTCTCGGCATGCACGCGCTGGGCTTTGCCTGGTGCAACATGGTCCACATGACCAACTGGGTGCTGAACGGAATTCCCGAGCGCTTCCCGAAGCTCAAGACCCTGTGGGTCGAAAGCGGGCTGGCATGGGTGCCGTTCCTGATGCAGCGGCTCGACGACCAGTATCTGATGCGCCCGTCCGAAGCTCCGCAGCTCAAGCGCATGCCCAGCGAGTACATGAACCATAATTGTTTCTATACGACCCAGCCGATGGAGACGACGCATCCGAAAGCGCTGGAAACTACCCTCGAGATGATCAAGGCCGAGACGCAACTGATGTTCTCCTCGGACTGGCCGCATTTCGATTTCGATCTGCCGCAGGAAATTTGCGACCTGCCGTTCCTGACCGAACAGGCCAAGCGCAACATTCTGGGGCTGAACGCGGCACGCATCTTCAACCTCGATCCGACGCCGGTGAAAAAATTGATGGTCGACTGA
- a CDS encoding Rieske (2Fe-2S) protein, translated as MAEYMAGNVGDYVDGDRKVVVCGDSEVGVFRIGDEFYAWHNRCAHRAGPVCQGRIMKRVLEPVASDKTTRTQEYDEAESHIICPWHGYEFSIKTGFHQGNNRVRLRKAELQIRNGEIYVSV; from the coding sequence ATGGCCGAATACATGGCCGGCAACGTCGGCGACTATGTCGACGGTGATCGCAAGGTGGTCGTATGCGGGGATTCGGAAGTCGGCGTGTTCCGGATCGGAGACGAATTTTACGCCTGGCATAACCGATGCGCACACCGCGCCGGCCCGGTCTGCCAGGGCCGCATCATGAAGCGCGTGCTCGAGCCGGTCGCGAGCGACAAGACCACGCGGACGCAGGAATATGACGAGGCCGAAAGCCACATCATCTGTCCCTGGCACGGCTATGAATTCAGCATCAAGACCGGATTTCATCAGGGCAACAACCGGGTGCGGCTGCGCAAGGCCGAGCTGCAGATCCGGAACGGAGAGATCTATGTTAGCGTCTGA
- a CDS encoding alpha/beta hydrolase yields the protein MPNIMPNISWRLALAGVAMSTVLISASVQAAPKLESKDVMIPSGDPGIELFVRNKHPVGMQKFSSDRILIFVHGATYPAETAFDLPIEGVSMMDLIAQRGFDVYLVDVRGYGRSTRPPEMNQPPEANKPITSTETAAHDLGAAVDYILKKRGVSKIDVMGWSWGTSIAGMYTSEHNAKVDRLVLYAPQWIRTEPQAPAAANAPPLGAYRLVSKDSAKARWLKGVAEDKQATLIPPGVFDAWADATWATDPESSKHSPPMLRAPNGVFDDNLKYWSAGKAQYDPGKITVPTLLLHAEWDADLPSYLAQAYFKQLTNTPYKRLIELSEGTHTVMMEKNRMQFFHELMGFLDEEKPLALK from the coding sequence ATGCCCAATATTATGCCCAATATTTCCTGGCGCCTGGCTTTGGCAGGCGTCGCCATGAGTACCGTCTTGATTAGTGCAAGCGTGCAAGCAGCGCCGAAGCTTGAAAGCAAGGATGTGATGATCCCGTCGGGCGATCCCGGGATCGAGCTGTTTGTCCGCAACAAGCATCCCGTGGGCATGCAGAAGTTCTCTTCCGACCGCATCCTCATATTCGTGCATGGCGCGACCTATCCCGCCGAGACCGCGTTCGATCTGCCGATCGAAGGCGTCTCGATGATGGACCTGATCGCCCAGCGCGGGTTCGACGTTTATCTCGTCGACGTCCGCGGTTACGGCCGCTCGACCCGACCGCCGGAGATGAACCAGCCGCCGGAAGCGAACAAGCCGATCACATCGACCGAGACGGCCGCCCACGATCTCGGCGCTGCCGTCGATTATATCCTGAAAAAACGCGGCGTCTCGAAGATCGACGTCATGGGCTGGTCGTGGGGAACCTCGATCGCGGGCATGTACACCAGCGAACACAACGCAAAAGTCGATCGCCTCGTGCTGTATGCACCGCAATGGATCCGTACCGAACCACAAGCGCCTGCGGCCGCCAACGCACCGCCGCTCGGCGCTTACCGGCTGGTCTCGAAGGATTCCGCCAAGGCGCGCTGGCTGAAAGGTGTCGCCGAAGACAAGCAGGCCACGCTAATCCCGCCGGGCGTGTTCGATGCCTGGGCCGATGCCACCTGGGCAACGGACCCGGAATCTTCAAAGCATTCGCCACCGATGCTGCGCGCGCCCAATGGCGTGTTCGACGACAACCTCAAATATTGGAGCGCGGGCAAGGCTCAATACGATCCCGGCAAGATCACCGTGCCGACATTGCTGCTGCATGCCGAATGGGACGCGGACCTGCCGAGCTATCTGGCGCAGGCCTATTTCAAGCAGCTCACCAACACGCCCTACAAGCGGCTGATCGAGCTGAGCGAAGGCACCCATACGGTGATGATGGAAAAGAACCGGATGCAGTTCTTCCACGAGCTGATGGGCTTCCTCGATGAGGAAAAGCCGCTCGCCTTGAAGTAA